From Mycolicibacterium fluoranthenivorans, one genomic window encodes:
- a CDS encoding SDR family NAD(P)-dependent oxidoreductase, with protein MRTLVTGAAGFIGSTLVDRLLADGHTVVGIDDLSTGRWVNLTSAEAHPDFTFIEADITDADLGAIVAEAEPEVIFHLAAQISVRHSVDNPQFDATVNVVGTIRLAEAARAHGVRKIVHTSSGGSIYGTPPVYPTGEDVPTDPASPYAASKVAGEVYLNTFRHLYGLDCSHIAPGNVYGPRQDPHGEAGVVAIFAKALLAGQATKIFGDGTDSRDYVYVDDVVDAFVKASGEAGSGQRFNVGTGISTTVRDLHSVIAKAVGTADDPEFYPPRLGDLRKSQLDISRGAEVLGWRPQVDIDEGIERTVEFFRA; from the coding sequence GTGCGCACACTGGTCACCGGAGCTGCCGGATTCATCGGATCTACCCTGGTCGATCGTTTGCTCGCCGACGGGCACACCGTGGTGGGTATCGACGATCTGAGCACCGGTCGGTGGGTCAACCTGACCTCGGCGGAAGCCCATCCCGACTTCACCTTCATCGAGGCGGATATCACCGACGCCGACCTCGGCGCGATCGTTGCCGAGGCCGAACCGGAGGTGATCTTTCACCTGGCCGCCCAGATCTCGGTGCGGCACTCCGTGGACAACCCGCAGTTCGATGCCACGGTGAATGTCGTGGGCACCATCCGGCTCGCCGAGGCCGCCCGCGCGCACGGTGTCCGCAAGATCGTGCACACCTCGTCGGGCGGATCCATCTACGGCACCCCGCCGGTGTACCCCACCGGCGAAGACGTGCCGACCGACCCGGCGTCGCCGTACGCGGCCAGCAAGGTGGCCGGCGAGGTCTACCTCAACACCTTCCGTCACCTGTACGGCCTGGACTGCTCGCATATCGCGCCCGGAAACGTCTACGGCCCGCGCCAGGATCCGCACGGCGAGGCGGGTGTGGTGGCGATTTTCGCCAAGGCGCTGCTGGCCGGCCAGGCCACCAAGATCTTCGGCGACGGCACCGACAGCCGGGACTACGTCTACGTCGACGACGTGGTGGACGCCTTCGTGAAGGCCTCCGGCGAGGCCGGCAGCGGCCAGCGCTTCAACGTCGGCACCGGGATCAGCACCACGGTCCGCGATCTGCACTCTGTGATCGCCAAGGCCGTGGGCACCGCCGACGACCCGGAGTTCTACCCGCCGCGCCTGGGCGACCTGCGTAAATCCCAGCTCGACATCAGCCGCGGTGCCGAGGTGCTGGGCTGGCGTCCGCAGGTGGACATCGACGAGGGCATCGAGCGGACGGTCGAGTTCTTCCGCGCCTGA
- a CDS encoding tyrosine-type recombinase/integrase: protein MVTTKQSVNSLRVDNFATVNEISRAEIRSPELPRIVKKWRTWQFAQSLSARTVDERVATVMRMAAWCRVEPDRASADDIASWLAEGGEWCANTRWTYHTQLAAWFLWLQKQDERVDNPMINITKSKRPRTEPRPVSNQGMQRLLAVRSHRRTKAMILLMAFQGFRAHEVAKIKGEHLDLVERTITVVGKGGVEATLPLHHRVIEIAYQMPRRGFWFAGVDRGHQRRESICSTVKEAMIRAGVAGSGHCLRHWFATALLEAGVDVRTVQVLLRHQNLSSTEIYTLVSARRRAEGIECLDPFRVALPKPLSPEAQAIVSAEWRDADADAA from the coding sequence ATGGTGACGACGAAACAGTCTGTGAATTCGCTGCGGGTGGATAACTTTGCGACTGTGAACGAAATATCGCGCGCGGAAATTCGCAGCCCCGAACTCCCCCGAATCGTCAAAAAATGGCGCACGTGGCAGTTTGCTCAGTCCTTATCCGCGCGGACCGTCGACGAGCGCGTCGCGACCGTGATGCGCATGGCCGCGTGGTGCCGCGTCGAGCCGGACCGCGCCAGCGCAGACGACATCGCGAGCTGGCTGGCCGAGGGTGGCGAGTGGTGCGCCAACACGAGATGGACCTATCACACGCAGCTGGCGGCGTGGTTCCTGTGGCTGCAGAAGCAGGACGAGCGCGTCGATAACCCGATGATCAATATCACCAAGTCGAAGCGGCCGAGGACCGAGCCACGGCCGGTGTCGAACCAAGGAATGCAGCGATTGCTAGCCGTCCGATCGCACCGCCGGACCAAGGCCATGATTCTGCTGATGGCGTTTCAGGGGTTCCGCGCGCACGAGGTCGCGAAGATCAAGGGAGAGCACCTGGACCTCGTGGAGCGCACCATCACCGTGGTCGGCAAGGGTGGCGTCGAGGCCACGTTGCCGCTGCACCACCGGGTCATCGAGATCGCGTACCAGATGCCCCGGCGTGGATTCTGGTTCGCCGGGGTCGACCGCGGTCACCAGCGGCGGGAGTCGATCTGCTCGACCGTGAAGGAGGCGATGATCCGGGCCGGTGTGGCTGGCTCCGGCCACTGCTTGCGGCATTGGTTCGCCACTGCGCTACTGGAGGCCGGCGTCGACGTGCGCACCGTGCAGGTGCTGCTGCGGCATCAGAATCTCAGTAGCACGGAGATCTACACGCTGGTATCTGCTCGGCGCCGAGCAGAGGGTATCGAGTGTCTGGACCCGTTCCGGGTGGCGCTTCCGAAGCCGCTGTCTCCGGAGGCGCAGGCGATCGTGAGCGCCGAGTGGCGGGACGCCGATGCCGATGCGGCCTAG
- a CDS encoding N-acyl-D-amino-acid deacylase family protein, which yields MPYDVIIRDGLWFDGTGRPPLTRTLGIRDGVVADISAGALDETGCPDVIDAAGKWVIPGFIDVHTHYDAEVLLDPGLRESVRHGVTTVLLGMCSLSTVYADTEDAADLFSRVEAVPRQYVLGALTDHKTWTDPAGYVDAIDALPLGPNVASLLGHSDLRASVLGLDRATTRDVVPTDAELETMAQRLERALDAGMLGMSGMDAAIDKLDGDRFRSRALPSTFATWRERRRLIKVLRKRGRILQSAPNVAKIQEALNFFLESSGWFGRRRGVRMSLLVSADAKSSPGAVHILGPGVRLLNRILNSQVRFQHLPVPFELYSDGIDLPVFEEFGAGTAALHLRDQLERNTLLADPEYRRRFHRSFDRRKLGPALWHRDFHDATIVECPDATLIGKSFGQIADERGIHPLDAFLDVLVENGERRVRWTTIVANHRPKQLDKLAKEPSVHMGFSDAGAHLRNMAFYNYALRMLKRVRDADRAGRPFLTTEHAVHRLTAEVADWFGLDAGTLRRGDRADFVVIDPAALDDSVNEYHEATVPFYGDLSRMVNRNDATVVATGVNGQVVFRNGEFRDGYGATVRSGRYLRAGSDSASLRSPRLNSPSLRSPGAATV from the coding sequence ATGCCCTATGACGTGATCATCCGCGACGGACTGTGGTTCGACGGCACCGGCCGGCCGCCGCTGACCCGCACCCTGGGAATCCGCGACGGCGTCGTCGCCGACATCTCGGCGGGGGCACTCGATGAGACCGGCTGCCCCGACGTCATCGACGCGGCGGGGAAATGGGTGATCCCCGGCTTCATCGACGTGCACACCCACTACGACGCCGAGGTGCTGCTCGATCCTGGCCTGCGCGAGTCGGTACGCCACGGTGTCACCACCGTGCTGCTGGGTATGTGCTCACTGTCCACGGTGTACGCCGACACCGAGGACGCCGCCGATCTGTTCAGTCGCGTGGAGGCCGTGCCGCGCCAGTATGTGCTCGGTGCCTTGACCGACCACAAGACCTGGACCGACCCGGCCGGTTACGTCGATGCCATCGACGCCCTGCCGCTCGGCCCGAATGTGGCGTCGTTACTCGGACATTCGGATCTGCGCGCCTCGGTGCTGGGACTGGATCGCGCCACCACGCGCGATGTGGTGCCCACCGACGCCGAACTGGAGACCATGGCACAGCGTCTGGAGCGGGCGCTGGACGCCGGGATGCTGGGCATGTCCGGGATGGACGCGGCGATCGACAAACTCGACGGCGACCGGTTCCGTTCCCGGGCGTTGCCGTCCACCTTCGCCACCTGGCGGGAACGCCGTCGTCTGATCAAGGTGCTGCGCAAGCGCGGCCGCATCCTGCAGAGCGCGCCCAATGTCGCCAAAATCCAAGAGGCGCTGAACTTCTTCCTGGAGAGCAGCGGATGGTTCGGCCGGCGCCGCGGGGTTCGGATGAGCCTGCTGGTCTCCGCCGACGCCAAATCCTCACCCGGGGCCGTGCACATCCTGGGGCCCGGCGTTCGGCTGCTGAACCGCATCCTGAACTCGCAGGTGCGGTTCCAGCACCTGCCGGTACCGTTCGAATTGTATTCGGACGGCATCGATCTGCCGGTGTTCGAGGAGTTCGGGGCCGGCACTGCCGCCCTGCATCTGCGTGATCAGCTGGAACGCAACACACTGCTCGCCGATCCCGAGTACCGCCGCCGCTTCCATCGCTCCTTCGATCGGCGCAAGCTCGGACCGGCGCTGTGGCACCGCGATTTCCACGATGCCACCATCGTCGAATGCCCGGACGCCACGCTGATCGGCAAGAGCTTCGGGCAGATCGCCGACGAACGCGGTATCCATCCGCTGGACGCCTTCTTGGACGTACTCGTGGAGAACGGGGAACGGCGTGTCAGGTGGACCACCATCGTGGCCAACCACCGGCCCAAGCAGTTGGACAAGCTGGCCAAGGAGCCGTCGGTGCACATGGGCTTCTCGGATGCCGGTGCGCACCTTCGCAATATGGCGTTCTACAACTACGCCCTGCGCATGCTCAAGCGGGTCCGCGATGCCGACCGCGCCGGTCGGCCGTTCTTGACCACCGAGCACGCCGTGCACCGGCTCACCGCCGAGGTGGCCGACTGGTTCGGCCTGGATGCGGGCACCCTGCGCCGCGGGGATCGCGCCGACTTCGTGGTGATCGACCCTGCCGCCCTGGACGATTCGGTGAACGAATACCACGAGGCGACGGTTCCGTTCTACGGCGACCTGAGCCGGATGGTGAACCGCAACGACGCGACGGTGGTCGCGACCGGAGTCAACGGGCAGGTGGTCTTCCGCAACGGTGAGTTCCGCGACGGCTACGGCGCCACCGTCCGCTCCGGCCGGTATCTGCGGGCCGGGTCGGATTCCGCGTCGCTGCGCTCGCCTCGGTTGAATTCCCCGTCGCTGCGCTCGCCTGGCGCGGCCACGGTCTGA
- a CDS encoding DUF7572 family protein, protein METATLVTENVSHFCPMTNFYQCSDGTYLLVTIPRLSTDMVHEMLGVRVPIVQLHLPDTADVFRADADAVVLDADGDPSNGMTPLVSVPGCEVFAEALAAAGYTLTATEEA, encoded by the coding sequence ATGGAGACAGCAACCCTTGTCACAGAGAATGTTTCGCACTTCTGCCCGATGACGAACTTCTATCAATGTTCGGATGGCACGTACCTGCTCGTCACGATTCCCCGGCTCAGCACAGACATGGTGCACGAGATGCTCGGTGTTCGGGTGCCCATCGTGCAGCTGCACCTACCCGACACGGCTGATGTGTTCCGGGCAGACGCGGATGCGGTGGTGCTCGACGCCGATGGCGACCCGTCCAACGGTATGACGCCGCTCGTATCAGTGCCAGGGTGCGAAGTCTTTGCCGAGGCGCTCGCCGCGGCGGGTTACACGCTCACAGCCACAGAGGAGGCCTGA
- a CDS encoding helix-turn-helix transcriptional regulator, with amino-acid sequence MVVIRYLGVTEVAERTGLTVNTVKSYSKIPGRMPQPDVMIGRVKGWLPETIDRWIERRGQRPGAHQNDD; translated from the coding sequence GTGGTGGTGATCAGGTATCTCGGTGTCACGGAAGTGGCCGAACGCACCGGGCTCACCGTCAACACGGTGAAGTCCTACAGCAAAATCCCCGGCCGCATGCCCCAACCTGACGTCATGATCGGCCGTGTCAAAGGCTGGCTCCCTGAGACAATTGACCGATGGATCGAACGCCGCGGCCAACGCCCCGGCGCGCACCAGAATGACGACTAG
- a CDS encoding glycoside hydrolase family 19 protein: MAFRTFSGRRFSENGWPYVDEGSCKWFQVAPGVSMQIQEGAPYEVLGAFARDYHEFVEPIFDPDCCCWTPGNSVPSSNHPGGTAYDLRWQSHPFQKRGSFTTAQLRTIQELLDWYEGTVFWAGIDWKKLDRSQGGWGSPIDEMHWQMGYGTYDQAAGRVQPWVSDFIARKIRTDGFSTFRRGGTGGAPTPSVDAAAVLAKAAGIPIAKATEILPEVAAGLRGSQCTSVLRIAMWLAQVGHESDNFEATEEYDKGDGGVTERWIYLGRTWIQLTWKSAYAGFGKWCCDRGLVTDPNVFVNNPRSLAGLQWAGLGAAYYWTETVRTQRKYHTLNEASDAGDVLVATQIINGGTNGLEDTNGRPGRRTRYNRALALGDQLLTLTTQSGDDDFMSALNADEQREVLNLLRVLAKIPYPSRSPLRRLGEGNIDTIAGIGLNEDGNVHVLVSILLGLVGDPNTLDDLAELADADLTKFPDRAGGKALAHRILVFIATINPTVLQGVTA; encoded by the coding sequence ATGGCCTTCCGCACCTTCAGTGGCCGCCGGTTCTCTGAGAACGGCTGGCCCTACGTTGACGAGGGCTCCTGCAAGTGGTTTCAGGTTGCTCCGGGCGTCTCGATGCAGATCCAAGAAGGCGCCCCCTACGAGGTGCTGGGAGCATTCGCACGGGACTACCACGAGTTCGTCGAACCGATCTTCGACCCCGACTGCTGCTGCTGGACACCGGGCAACTCAGTGCCCTCGTCCAATCACCCCGGCGGGACCGCATACGACCTCCGGTGGCAATCGCACCCCTTCCAGAAACGCGGCAGCTTCACCACGGCGCAGCTCCGCACCATCCAGGAACTGCTCGACTGGTACGAGGGCACTGTCTTCTGGGCTGGCATCGACTGGAAGAAGCTCGACAGGTCGCAGGGCGGCTGGGGCTCGCCGATCGATGAGATGCACTGGCAGATGGGCTACGGCACTTACGACCAAGCCGCCGGCCGCGTCCAGCCCTGGGTGAGCGACTTCATCGCCCGCAAGATCCGGACGGACGGATTCTCGACGTTCCGCCGAGGTGGAACTGGCGGCGCGCCGACGCCGAGCGTGGATGCAGCTGCGGTCCTAGCGAAGGCTGCCGGCATCCCCATCGCCAAGGCCACTGAGATCCTCCCGGAGGTGGCGGCCGGCCTGCGGGGAAGTCAGTGCACGTCGGTGCTGCGCATCGCTATGTGGCTCGCCCAGGTTGGCCACGAGTCGGACAACTTTGAGGCCACCGAGGAGTACGACAAGGGCGACGGCGGCGTCACCGAGAGGTGGATCTACCTCGGCCGCACCTGGATCCAGCTCACCTGGAAGTCCGCGTACGCCGGTTTCGGCAAGTGGTGCTGCGACCGCGGTCTGGTCACCGACCCGAACGTGTTCGTCAACAATCCCCGATCGCTCGCTGGCCTCCAGTGGGCAGGCCTCGGCGCCGCTTACTACTGGACGGAAACCGTTCGGACTCAGCGCAAGTACCACACGCTCAACGAGGCGTCCGACGCTGGCGACGTCCTGGTGGCCACCCAGATCATCAACGGCGGTACCAACGGCTTGGAAGACACCAACGGCCGTCCTGGACGCCGCACCCGATACAACCGGGCGCTCGCGCTCGGGGACCAGTTGCTCACCCTCACAACCCAGTCAGGAGACGACGATTTCATGTCAGCACTCAACGCCGACGAGCAGCGCGAGGTACTCAACCTGCTGCGCGTGCTCGCAAAGATCCCCTACCCGTCGCGGTCGCCGCTGCGCCGCCTCGGTGAGGGCAACATCGACACCATCGCCGGGATCGGGCTGAACGAGGACGGCAACGTGCACGTCCTGGTATCCATCCTGCTCGGGCTGGTGGGCGACCCGAACACGCTCGACGATCTCGCCGAGCTGGCCGACGCCGATCTCACCAAGTTCCCGGACCGGGCCGGAGGCAAGGCCTTGGCGCACCGGATTCTCGTCTTCATCGCAACCATCAATCCCACCGTCCTGCAAGGAGTTACGGCATGA
- a CDS encoding DUF2746 domain-containing protein, whose amino-acid sequence MTGLTPFNPDSWMDVVVLIVLGILGLSATVVPLWLKAKSTQSQVAEIHEQTVNDHGDEVNLRVQLDRMEQSQLLLDERMVSMASQQDEAAADIRGFRKDFGELRGEMREDRGNLRDLERRVTGFARRVHPDQIPP is encoded by the coding sequence GTGACCGGGTTGACGCCCTTCAATCCGGATTCGTGGATGGACGTGGTGGTGCTCATCGTGCTGGGCATTCTTGGGCTTTCCGCCACCGTGGTTCCCTTGTGGCTGAAGGCGAAATCCACACAGTCACAGGTCGCCGAGATCCACGAGCAGACCGTCAACGATCACGGCGACGAGGTGAATCTGCGCGTCCAGCTCGATCGCATGGAGCAGAGCCAGCTTCTCCTCGATGAGCGGATGGTGTCGATGGCCAGCCAGCAGGACGAGGCGGCGGCCGATATCCGGGGCTTCCGGAAGGACTTCGGGGAGCTCCGGGGCGAGATGCGTGAGGACCGCGGGAATCTGCGCGATCTGGAGCGGCGCGTGACCGGCTTCGCGCGGCGCGTGCATCCGGATCAGATCCCGCCATAG
- a CDS encoding DUF2510 domain-containing protein: MSAPKPAPGWYPDPFTPGKQKYWDGAKWLDLPAPPTGEAAERRFTIHYGFALLAIFSLLGTLLFGIPLLSRATEPHGGVSATMGTLWMLWGGMWTLIWTAFAIQHTLRGRRK; this comes from the coding sequence ATGAGCGCACCGAAACCGGCCCCGGGCTGGTACCCGGACCCATTCACGCCTGGTAAGCAGAAGTACTGGGACGGCGCGAAGTGGCTGGATCTGCCGGCCCCGCCGACCGGCGAGGCAGCCGAGCGCCGGTTCACCATCCACTACGGATTCGCCCTGCTGGCGATCTTCTCGCTGCTCGGGACTCTGCTGTTCGGCATCCCGCTGCTGTCTCGCGCCACAGAACCGCACGGTGGCGTATCGGCCACGATGGGCACCCTGTGGATGTTGTGGGGTGGGATGTGGACGCTGATCTGGACCGCGTTCGCGATTCAGCACACCCTTCGCGGCCGACGCAAGTAA